One segment of Schistocerca nitens isolate TAMUIC-IGC-003100 chromosome 3, iqSchNite1.1, whole genome shotgun sequence DNA contains the following:
- the LOC126249463 gene encoding THAP domain-containing protein 2-like, translated as MPNCAVAVCENYNQKTKGSSISYHKFPKDPETCARWVQLCRKSDSINIKNATICSVHFKEDDYLRDLQAELMKLPPKKILKPTAVPSLHLIKAISAAAASFLSKKEMTEGKIVKHTEKNKRLIAGNNTLRTRNKLLAHVLSRKCKLCQSLQYQRSTKVTTKVHQVLKKASAVPSRSD; from the exons ATGCCGAATTGTGCCGTGGCTGTGTGTGAAAACTATAATCAGAAGACTAAAGGGAGTAGTATTTCCTATCATAAGTTTCCGAAAGATCCTGAAACATGTGCTCGGTGGGTTCAGCTCTGTAGAAAAAGTGAtagtattaacattaaaaatgctactATCTGTAGCGTACATTTTAAAGAAGACGATTATTTACGGGATCTCCAAGCTGAATTAATGAAACTTCCGCCAAAGAAGATCTTAAAGCCGACTGCAGTTCCTTCATTGCACCTCATTAAAGCCATATCTGCAGCTGCTGCTTCGTTTCTGTCCAAGAAAGAAATGACAGAAGGAAAGATCGTGAAACAC acagaaaaaaataagcGTTTGATAGCTGGAAACAACACGCTGAGAACGAGAAACAAATTATTGGCTcatgtattaagcagaaagtgtaAGCTATGCCAAAGCCTTCAGTATCAACGAAGTACTAAAGTGACAACTAAAGTACACCAAGTTTTAAAAAAAGCTTCTGCAGTCCCCTCCAGATCTGattaa